One window from the genome of Enterobacter asburiae encodes:
- the dauA gene encoding C4-dicarboxylic acid transporter DauA, with amino-acid sequence MKNVTSSHVLPFRALIDACWKEKYTSSRFVRDLIAGITVGIIAIPLAMALAIGSGVAPQYGLYTSAVAGIVIALTGGSRFSVSGPTAAFVVILYPVSQQFGLAGLLVATLMSGVFLILFGLARFGRLIEYIPLSVTLGFTSGIGITIGTMQIKDFLGLQMSHVPEHYLQKVGALFMALPTANLGDAAIGIVTLGTLIVWPRLGIRLPGHLPALLLGCAVMALVNMFGGHVATIGSQFHYVLADGSQGSGIPQLLPQLVLPWDMPGSSFTLSWDSLRALLPAAFSMAMLGAIESLLCAVVLDGMTGTKHKANSELVGQGLGNLVAPFFGGITATAAIARSAANVRAGATSPVSAVIHSVLVILALLILAPLLSWLPLSAMAALLLMVAWNMSEAHKVVNLLRRAPKDDIIVMLICMSLTVLFDMVIAISVGIVLASLLFMRRIAQMTRLSPVNVEVPDDVLVLRVIGPLFFAAAEGLFSDLESRIAGKRVVVLKWDAVPVLDAGGLDAFQRFVARLPEGCELRVSNLEFQPLRTMARAGVQPIPGRLSFYPNRDAALADL; translated from the coding sequence GTGAAAAACGTAACCTCCTCACATGTTCTGCCCTTTCGCGCCCTCATCGACGCCTGCTGGAAAGAGAAGTACACCTCGTCACGCTTTGTCCGTGACCTGATTGCCGGGATCACCGTCGGCATTATCGCCATTCCGCTGGCGATGGCGCTGGCGATTGGCAGCGGCGTTGCGCCACAGTACGGTCTGTACACCTCGGCCGTTGCCGGGATAGTCATTGCCCTGACGGGCGGCTCGCGCTTCAGCGTCTCCGGCCCGACCGCCGCCTTCGTGGTGATCCTCTACCCAGTTTCGCAGCAGTTTGGTCTGGCAGGCCTGCTGGTCGCCACCCTGATGTCCGGCGTCTTTTTGATTCTGTTTGGCCTGGCACGCTTTGGGCGGCTGATCGAGTACATCCCCCTTTCCGTGACGCTGGGATTCACCTCGGGGATTGGTATCACCATCGGAACCATGCAGATCAAGGACTTTCTCGGCCTGCAGATGTCCCACGTACCGGAGCACTACCTGCAAAAAGTGGGGGCGCTGTTTATGGCGCTGCCGACGGCCAACCTGGGCGATGCCGCCATCGGGATTGTAACGCTGGGTACGCTGATCGTCTGGCCACGTCTGGGGATCCGTCTGCCGGGCCATTTACCCGCTCTGCTGCTGGGCTGCGCGGTGATGGCCCTCGTCAATATGTTCGGTGGCCATGTCGCGACTATTGGCTCGCAGTTTCACTATGTTCTGGCGGACGGTTCACAGGGCAGCGGCATTCCGCAACTGTTGCCGCAGCTGGTGCTCCCGTGGGACATGCCCGGTTCCAGCTTCACCCTAAGCTGGGATTCCCTCCGTGCCCTGCTTCCCGCCGCGTTCTCTATGGCGATGCTGGGGGCGATTGAATCCCTGCTCTGTGCCGTCGTTCTGGACGGTATGACCGGCACCAAACACAAAGCCAACAGCGAGCTGGTTGGTCAGGGATTAGGCAACCTCGTCGCGCCGTTCTTCGGCGGTATTACCGCAACGGCAGCCATCGCCCGCTCTGCTGCCAACGTGCGCGCGGGGGCAACCTCACCCGTTTCGGCGGTTATCCACTCCGTACTGGTGATCCTCGCCCTGCTGATCCTCGCCCCGCTGCTCTCCTGGCTGCCGCTTTCCGCCATGGCTGCCCTGCTGCTGATGGTGGCCTGGAACATGAGTGAGGCGCATAAAGTGGTGAACCTGCTGCGTCGCGCGCCGAAAGACGACATCATCGTGATGCTGATCTGCATGTCGCTGACCGTGCTGTTCGATATGGTCATCGCCATCAGCGTCGGGATCGTGCTGGCGTCCCTGCTGTTTATGCGCCGCATCGCGCAGATGACGCGCCTTTCCCCGGTTAACGTCGAGGTGCCTGACGATGTGCTGGTGCTGCGCGTGATTGGCCCGCTGTTCTTCGCCGCGGCGGAAGGTTTGTTTAGCGATCTGGAGTCCCGCATCGCGGGCAAACGGGTTGTGGTGCTGAAGTGGGATGCCGTACCCGTGCTGGATGCAGGCGGCCTGGATGCCTTCCAGCGCTTTGTGGCACGTCTGCCGGAAGGCTGTGAGCTGCGGGTGAGTAACCTGGAGTTTCAGCCGCTGCGCACCATGGCGCGCGCGGGCGTGCAGCCTATCCCTGGCCGACTCTCCTTTTACCCTAACCGTGACGCCGCGTTAGCGGATCTGTGA